One Ailuropoda melanoleuca isolate Jingjing chromosome 14, ASM200744v2, whole genome shotgun sequence DNA segment encodes these proteins:
- the UBR7 gene encoding putative E3 ubiquitin-protein ligase UBR7, which yields MAGAEGSAGRQSELEPVVSLVDVLEEDEELENEACAVLGGSDSEKCSYSQGSVKRQALYACSTCTPEGEEPAGICLACSYECHGSHKLFELYTKRNFRCDCGNSKFKNLECKLFPDKAKINSGNKYNDNFFGLYCICKRPYPDPDDEIPDEMIQCAVCEDWFHGRHLGAIPPESGDFQEMVCQACMKRCSFLWAYAAQLAVTKVSAEDGGLVLNVDGIGDQEVIRPEKGDHQDSTLKEDVPERGKDAVKEVKAEQTNEPCTSSSSESDLQTAFKNQHLNMESQSGCRLQELNAKQFLKKDTATYWPVNWRSKLCTCKDCMKMYGELDVLFLTDEYDTVLAYENKGKVDQAADRRDPLMDTLNSMDRVQQVELICEYNDLKTELKDYLKRFADEGTVVKREDIQQFFEEFQSKKRRRVDGMQYYCS from the exons atggctggggcagaggggtcCGCTGGGCGGCAGTCGGAGCTGGAGCCCGTGGTATCGTTGGTCGACGTTCTAGAGGAGGACGAGGAGCTGGAGAACGAGGCGTGCGCCGTACTAGGCGGCAGCGACTCCGAGAAGTGCTCCTACTCGCAG GGCTCAGTAAAGAGACAAGCACTATATGCCTGTAGTACCTGCACCCCAGAGGGAGAAGAACCAGCAGGAATTTGCCTAGCTTGCAGTTATGAATGTCATGGAAGTCATAAACTGTTTGAGCTATACACAAAAAG aaactttCGTTGTGATTGTGGAAACAGCAAGTTTAAAAATTTGGAATGCAAATTATTTCCT GACAAAGCAAAGATAAATTCTGGCAATAAATACAATGACAACTTTTTTGGATTGTACTGCATTTGTAAGAGACCTTATCCTGATCCTGATGATGAG ATTCCGGACGAGATGATCCAGTGTGCGGTCTGTGAAGACTGGTTCCACGGGAGG CATCTTGGTGCCATTCCCCCCGAGAGTGGCGATTTCCAGGAGATGGTGTGCCAGGCTTGTATGAAGCGCTGTTCCTTCCTGTGGGCTTACGCTGCACAGCTGGCGG TAACCAAAGTATCTGCAGAGGATGGTGGGTTAGTGCTGAATGTTGATGGAATAGGTGATCAGGAAGTCATCAGACCAGAAAAGGGAGATCATCAAGATAGTACCCTCAAAGAGGATGTTCCAGAACGTGGAAAGGATGCTGTCAAGGAAGTTAAAGCGGAGCAGACTAATGAACCATGTACCAGCTCAAGTTCTGAATCTGATCTCCAG acaGCATTTAAGAATCAACATCTCAACATGGAATCACAGTCTGGCTGCCGACTTCAAGAGCTTAATGCCAAGCAGTTTCTAAAGAAAGATACTGCCACCTATTGGCCCGTGAACTGGCGCAGCAAGTTATGTACCTGCAAAGACTGTATG aaaatgtatgGCGAGCTAGATGTCCTGTTCCTGACAGATGAATATGACACAGTTCTGGCTTATGAAAACAAGGGCAAGGTCGACCAGGCAGCTGACAGGAGAGACCCTTTAATGGACACCCTTAACAGCATGGACAGAGTCCAGCAAGTGGAACTTATTTGTG AATACAATGACTTGAAGACTGAACTGAAAGACTATCTCAAGAGATTTGCTGATGAAGGCACG GTTGTGAAGAGAGAGGACATCCAGCAGTTCTTCGAAGAATTTCAGTCAAAGAAGAGACGACGAGTGGACGGCATGCAGTACTACTGCAGCTAG